In Chaetodon trifascialis isolate fChaTrf1 chromosome 2, fChaTrf1.hap1, whole genome shotgun sequence, one DNA window encodes the following:
- the ccdc88aa gene encoding girdin isoform X2: MFCPDRSPTSSATMESGVFLPCLDQFMLSPLVTWVKTFVPHDAGAHLDFSELLDGVFLNDIMAQINPPATPQSANKASSDAGQRIQNLNFLIQQIKTFYLDNLRQLIMIPLPNVFLLGRNPYCEQSVEEIKKLLLLLLGCAVQCEKKEEYIERIQTLDFDTKAAIAAHIQELTHSQVNVLDLQWLESSEVHPDELEAAARNMATHLRHLLDQRDAHLETISDLMQEKEGVISLLNSPSSPQSASYSPSLQQQQAGSQQHLAVELADSKAKIRRLRQELEEKSEQMLDCRHELENMEAELKRIQQENSQLLVDARAARTYRDELDAQRERAMKADKLESEVGRYREQLHKMEFYKAKVEELKEDNRVLQETKEVLEDQLAGWRARSDKIHQLEKHSLLLKARVHDMEQEREADRRRVEELQEENLALCLAQRRSMEESQHLGWELEQLSKTTDNSKGQLTLSEEVSEKTCSRMLKLEKENQSLLRTIEELRAASMNNSTQPKHSLHLECDHVCQVRRSTNNCISSTDEPTSLQTSRSNMENSANVFPLRTAIQPILNGDSNCHQLLNTEELEGDQSEILLTDIPDLHIQEKGQLEDTDSGDHFKELMSDLEVLENSHNRLHCFVGSRDHSPGSKSRSPCHDSIFTGLPTRSSYASKHTQRLEAKCRALDTVNQHLQTSLDNTDRKVQRLEAEVQELEAENQSLQASLEELQISARRLEQLEKEKQSLEQETTVLEREKRQLEKENRRLRQQAEIQEANLDSSNVCMAGLEREVRFLVKEVEALRETAERVKGLEGDNRELTKQTAIDQRTLATLREELVSEKLKTQQRDNELERLAHELEMKALNQEGTQLAEEEAPDNSRFKMLESEFESSLKKSLQIKEDKMAALEVRLQESSNLNQQLRQELKTVKLSYEALQQRQEEELTASSSTPPRETGRAMSEWLRESQEATKELLKLKDRLIEVERNNATLEAERLSMQALLKQLESQSDSQQAQILALQRQAASLQENNTALQTHNANLQVEKSTLNSQSASLMAQNAQLQQQQSGTESERDSAIREREELRGVHEQLLRDHERLAALHERQAMEYEVLMGKHGCLKNAHRTLELEHRTLQDRYNSLLQQRTKLEDLEKALKEEQMRMALEKEQHRTTAAECCRLRDEKDWLNQTYRQLLNDNELLTADHKQLKSQLNEAKLEHTWLEADFSKLKKEFQQLDITSTKLTNQCELLSQLKGNLEEENRHLLSQIETLMLQNRTLLEQTMESKDLFHVEERQYIDKLNDLRRQKEKLEEKIMDQYKFYEPSPPRRRGNWITLKLKKLIKSSSREHGPDRPPTPTHSGIAEPHHFCHDNSSFISLDGSGGSASTPAGDAISPQRHSNKDSNDSAVPSGFEDNDELQNHGLNGVQSRAQSESSGEFSLSLENEPWSNGSSPVQQPPSRRSSSSNQPPSDTSTPQHTLKQQHKDKTSTIPITGIQNSDIQFIPKQKDPGLSQDFWLTRGTKSIRRGSRGKVTRRSSDSGGTVKANPGLNGVNSTLSSSKAETTRASVCSPVTVLYVQGKSSSMSGCLNCFSTPLGKEGRLKGPRSPKSLPRASSVISTAEGSSRRASVNSDCRVTAKTDPPSVQILEESNNQEETAGQQQPEPDTNTSEPEPIPPVKPPRDPAVVVPADQPKSPVQESLFGSSFTFNSVFSNTIFSDSVVTTTTSLDALGNNQAIHYPDPSPVRNCPLETQESPPNTPHTQLSVENEQSQNAEHAAGLEEKDRPLTIA; this comes from the exons gttaggaTGTGCAGTCCAG TGTgagaagaaggaggagtacATTGAGAGGATCCAGACGCTTGACTTTGACACGAAAGCTGCCATAGCTGCACATATTCAGGAG TTGACCCACAGTCAGGTGAACGTGCTGGATCTGCAGTGGTTGGAGTCCAGTGAGGTGCACCCAGATGAGCTGGAGGCCGCGGCGAGGAACATGGCCACACACCTCCGGCATCTGCTGGACCAGAGGGACGCCCATCTAGAG ACTATATCAGATCTAATGCAGGAGAAGGAAGGTGTGATTAGCTTGCTCAATAGCCCCTCCAGCCCACAGTCTGCCAGCTACTCTCCCagcttgcagcagcagcaagcgGGGAGTCAGCAACACCTGGCGGTGGAGTTGGCCGACTCTAAGGCCAAGATCAGACGACTGAGACAAGAACT agaggagaagagtgagCAGATGCTGGACTGCAGACATGAGCTGGAGAACATGGAGGCTGAGCTGAAGAGGATCCAGCAGGAG AACTCCCAGCTGCTCGTAGACGCCCGTGCAGCCCGCACCTACCGTGACGAGCTGGAcgcgcagagagagagagccatgAAGGCAGACAAGCTGGAGAGTGAAGTGGGACGCTACAGGGAGCAGCTGCACAAGATGGAGTTCTACAAAGCCAAAGTGGAG gagCTAAAGGAGGATAACAGGGTGCTACAGGAGACCAAAGAGGTGTTGGAGGATCAGTTGGCAGGCTGGAGGGCACGCTCAGATAAAATCCACCAGCTGGAGAagcacagtctgctgctgaaggccCGGGTCCACGACATGGAGCAG gagagggaggcagaccGGAGGCGTGtcgaggagctgcaggaggagaaccTGGCTCTGTGTTtggctcagaggaggagcaTGGAGGAGTCCCAGCACCTGGGCTGGGAgttagagcagctctctaagACCACTGACAACTCTAAGG gTCAGCTGACTCTTAGCGAGGAGGTGAGTGAGAAGACCTGCAGTCGGATGCTgaagctggagaaggagaacCAAAGTCTCTTAAGGACCATAGAGGAACTCAGAGCTGCCTCTATGAACAACAGCACACAGCCCAAACATAGCCTCCACCTTGAGTGTGACCATGTCTGCCAGGTGAGGCGTAGCACCAACAACTGCATCTCATCAACAGATGAGCCCACCAGTCTGCAAACCTCCCGCTCAAATATGGAAAACAGCGCTAATGTGTTCCCGCTCAGAACAGCAATACAGCCGATACTGAACGGAGATTCAAACTGCCATCAGCTGCTAAACACAGAAGAGCTGGAAGGAGACCAAAGTGAGATCCTCCTCACAGATATTCCAGACCTTCATATTCAGGAGAAAGGACAGCTagaggacacagacagtggAGATCATTTCAAAGAACTGATGTCGGACCTGGAAGTCTTAGAAAACAGTCACAACAGGCTCCATTGTTTTGTGGGATCGCGTGATCACTCCCCTGGCTCCAAGAGCAGGAGTCCCTGCCATGACAGCATCTTCACAGGTCTGCCAACACGTTCCTCCTACGCCAGCAAGCACACACAGCGGCTGGAGGCCAAGTGCAGGGCCCTGGACACGGTTAATCAGCATCTACAGACTTCCCTCGACAACACTG ACCGCAAAGTTCAGCGGCTAGAGGCAGAGGTTCAGGAACTGGAGGCGGAGAACCAGAGTCTGCAGGCCTCTTTAGAAGAACTTCAGATCTCTGCACGCCGCCTGGAGCAACTAGAAAAAGAGAAGCAAAGCCTGGAGCAAGAAACCACAGTCCTGGAGAGGGAAAAGAGGCAGCTAGAGAAAGAGAATAGAAGGCTCCGCCAGCAG GCTGAAATTCAGGAAGCCAACTTAGACAGCAGCAATGTCTGTATGGCTGGCCTGGAAAGGGAGGTGCGCTTTCTTGTCAAGGAGGTGGAGGCATTAAGGGAGACCGCTGAGAGGGTCAAAGGCCTGGAGGGAGACAACAGAGAACTGACCAAGCAAACAGCTATCGACCAGAGGACCCTGGCCACCCTCAGAGAG GAACTGGTGAGCGAGAAGCTGAAGACCCAGCAGAGAGACAATGAACTGGAGAGGCTGGCCCATGAGTTGGAAATGAAGGCCCTGAACCAGGAAGGTACACAGCTGGCTGAAGAGGAGGCCCCAGACAACAG CAGGTTCAAGATGCTGGAGTCAGAGTTTGAGTCATCTCTGAAAAAATCTCTCCAGATTAAAGAGGACAAGATGGCAGCTTTAGAAGTTCGTCTTCAGGAATCGTCCAACCTGAACCAGCAGCTGCGCCAAGAGCTCAAGACT GTGAAGCTGAGCTATGAGGCCTTGCAacagaggcaggaggaagagtTGACAGCATCAAGCTCCACCCCTCCCAGAGAGACTGGCAGAGCAATGAGCGAATGGCTGCGTGAAAGCCAGGAGGCCACCAAGGAACTGCTGAAGCTCAAAGACCGTCTCATTGAAGTGGAAAGGAAT AATGCGACACTGGAGGCAGAGCGCCTGTCTATGCAGGCTCTGCTGAAGCAGCTGGAGAGTCAGTCTGACAGCCAGCAGGCTCAGATCCTCGCCCTGCAGAGGCAGGCTGCCtcactgcaggagaacaacacagccctgcagacacacaacgCTAACCTACAG GTGGAGAAATCCACTCTGAACTCACAGAGTGCCTCCCTTATGGCCCAGaatgctcagctgcagcagcagcagtcagggACAGAGAGCGAGCGGGACAGCGCCATACGGGAACGTGAAGAGCTGCGTGGTGTTCATGAGCAGCTATTACGAGATCACGAGCGACTGGCCGCTCTGCACGAGCGGCAGGCCATGGAGTATGAGGTCCTGATGGGCAAGCATGGCTGTTTGAAAAACGCCCATCGcacactggagctggagcaTCGCACGCTGCAGGACAG GTACAACAGCCTGTTGCAGCAGCGGACCAAGCTCGAGGACCTGGAGAAAGCCCTGAAGGAGGAGCAGATGAGGATGGCTCTGGAGAAAGAACAGCACAggaccactgctgctgaatgttGCAGGCTTCGTGACGAGAAGGACTG GCTGAACCAGACATACCGTCAGCTTCTGAACGACAACGAGTTGCTGACAGCGGATCACAAGCAGCTCAAGAGCCAGCTGAATGAGGCCAAGCTGGAGCACACCTGGCTGGAGGCTGACTTCTCCAAGCTCAAGAAGGAGTTTCAGCAGCTGGACATCACTTCCACAAAGCTTACCAACCAGTGTGAG TTGCTGAGCCAGTTGAAGGGcaacctggaggaggagaatcGCCACCTGCTCAGCCAGATCGAGACCCTGATGCTACAGAACCGAACTTTGTTAGAACAGACTATGGAGAGCAAGGATCTGTTTCACGTTGAAGAGCGACAGTATAT AGACAAGCTTAATGATTTGAGGAGGCAgaaggagaagctggaggaaaaGATAATGGACCAGTACAAGTTCTATGAGCCATCGCCTCCTCGCAG ACGTGGAAACTGGATCACTCTGAAACTGAAGAAGCTGATTAAATCCAGTAGTCGTGAGCATGGACCCGACCgcccacccacacccacacactcaggCATTGCTGAGCCACACCACTTCTGTCACGACAACAGCTCCTTCATCAGCTTAGATGGCTCTGGAGGCTCAGCCTCCACTCCAGCAGGTGATGCCATCTCACCCCAACGTCACAGCA ACAAGGATTCGAATGACAGCGCTGTGCCATCTGGATTTGAGGACAACGACGAGCTGCAGAATCACG GGCTGAATGGCGTACAAAGTCGAGCCCAAAGTGAGAGCAGCGGTGAGTTCAGCCTGAGTCTGGAAAACGAGCCATGGTCAAATGGCAGCAGCCCTGTCCAGCAGCCCCCGTCACgccgctcctcctcttccaacCAGCCACCCAGTGATACCTccaccccccaacacacactgaagcagcagcacaaggaCAAGACCTCTACCATTCCCATCACTGGCATTCAGAATTCAGACATCCAGTTTATACCAAAACAGAAAGATCCTGGCCTCTCTCAGGACTTCTGGCTCACAAGGGGAACAAAGAGCATCCGAAGGGGGTCGAGAGGAAAAGTGACACGACGCTCATCAGATTCAGGAGGCACAGTCAAAGCAAACCCAGGGCTCAATGGGGTGAATTCAACACTGAGCTCTAGCAAAGCTGAGACTACCCGAGCTTCAGTTTGTTCACCTGTCACAGTGCTGTATGTTCAGGGTAAGTCGTCTTCAATGTCTGGCTGCCTCAACTGCTTCTCCACCCCTCTGGGCAAAGAGGGGCGACTGAAAGGGCCCAGGTCACCCAAAAGTCTCCCCCGAGCCAGCAGCGTCATTTCCACAGCAGAGGGATCGTCCAGACGCGCCAGTGTGAACAGCGACTGCAGGGTGACGGCCAAGACTGACCCACCGTCTGTCCAGATTTTAGAAGAGAGCAATAATCAGGAGGAAACAGCCGGTCAGCAGCAACCAGAACCAGACACCAATACCAGTGAGCCTGAGCCCATTCCTCCAGTCAAACCTCCCAGAGACCCAGCAGTAGTTGTTCCTGCAGACCAACCCAAGTCCCCTGTGCAGGAGTCACTTTTTGGCTCCTCATTCACTTTCAACTCTGTCTTCTCAAACACAATCTTCAGCGATTCTGTAGTCACAACCACGACTAGTCTGGATGCCCTGGGCAACAACCAGGCCATCCACTATCCAGATCCATCCCCGGTGCGAAACTGTCCACTTGAGACCCAGGAGTCTCCTCctaacacaccacacacacagctcagcgtGGAAAATGAGCAGAGTCAAAATGCAGAACATGCAGCAGGGCTGGAAGAGAAGGACCGGCCGCTCACTATTGCATGA
- the ccdc88aa gene encoding girdin isoform X3, with translation MFCPDRSPTSSATMESGVFLPCLDQFMLSPLVTWVKTFVPHDAGAHLDFSELLDGVFLNDIMAQINPPATPQSANKASSDAGQRIQNLNFLIQQIKTFYLDNLRQLIMIPLPNVFLLGRNPYCEQSVEEIKKLLLLLLGCAVQCEKKEEYIERIQTLDFDTKAAIAAHIQELTHSQVNVLDLQWLESSEVHPDELEAAARNMATHLRHLLDQRDAHLETISDLMQEKEGVISLLNSPSSPQSASYSPSLQQQQAGSQQHLAVELADSKAKIRRLRQELEEKSEQMLDCRHELENMEAELKRIQQENSQLLVDARAARTYRDELDAQRERAMKADKLESEVGRYREQLHKMEFYKAKVEELKEDNRVLQETKEVLEDQLAGWRARSDKIHQLEKHSLLLKARVHDMEQEREADRRRVEELQEENLALCLAQRRSMEESQHLGWELEQLSKTTDNSKGQLTLSEEVSEKTCSRMLKLEKENQSLLRTIEELRAASMNNSTQPKHSLHLECDHVCQVRRSTNNCISSTDEPTSLQTSRSNMENSANVFPLRTAIQPILNGDSNCHQLLNTEELEGDQSEILLTDIPDLHIQEKGQLEDTDSGDHFKELMSDLEVLENSHNRLHCFVGSRDHSPGSKSRSPCHDSIFTGLPTRSSYASKHTQRLEAKCRALDTVNQHLQTSLDNTDRKVQRLEAEVQELEAENQSLQASLEELQISARRLEQLEKEKQSLEQETTVLEREKRQLEKENRRLRQQAEIQEANLDSSNVCMAGLEREVRFLVKEVEALRETAERVKGLEGDNRELTKQTAIDQRTLATLREELVSEKLKTQQRDNELERLAHELEMKALNQEGTQLAEEEAPDNSRFKMLESEFESSLKKSLQIKEDKMAALEVRLQESSNLNQQLRQELKTVKLSYEALQQRQEEELTASSSTPPRETGRAMSEWLRESQEATKELLKLKDRLIEVERNNATLEAERLSMQALLKQLESQSDSQQAQILALQRQAASLQENNTALQTHNANLQVEKSTLNSQSASLMAQNAQLQQQQSGTESERDSAIREREELRGVHEQLLRDHERLAALHERQAMEYEVLMGKHGCLKNAHRTLELEHRTLQDRYNSLLQQRTKLEDLEKALKEEQMRMALEKEQHRTTAAECCRLRDEKDWLNQTYRQLLNDNELLTADHKQLKSQLNEAKLEHTWLEADFSKLKKEFQQLDITSTKLTNQCELLSQLKGNLEEENRHLLSQIETLMLQNRTLLEQTMESKDLFHVEERQYIDKLNDLRRQKEKLEEKIMDQYKFYEPSPPRRRGNWITLKLKKLIKSSSREHGPDRPPTPTHSGIAEPHHFCHDNSSFISLDGSGGSASTPAGDAISPQRHSTPLKMFPRMRNRLKDRDKVKSLFRRSMSLSSLAYPSATLEEERWASSSEQLEGSQADVEEDRKSALTSSLTTSILSILHLNHPTSVPSGHVTTTTTTTDTTDTAPDVSEHWVTGIGSHKPLFCLMSSSVGRRQNKVWRRGEERQHSLSAFSHFSVKCLSCSHSVISHAPQTRIRMTALCHLDLRTTTSCRITG, from the exons gttaggaTGTGCAGTCCAG TGTgagaagaaggaggagtacATTGAGAGGATCCAGACGCTTGACTTTGACACGAAAGCTGCCATAGCTGCACATATTCAGGAG TTGACCCACAGTCAGGTGAACGTGCTGGATCTGCAGTGGTTGGAGTCCAGTGAGGTGCACCCAGATGAGCTGGAGGCCGCGGCGAGGAACATGGCCACACACCTCCGGCATCTGCTGGACCAGAGGGACGCCCATCTAGAG ACTATATCAGATCTAATGCAGGAGAAGGAAGGTGTGATTAGCTTGCTCAATAGCCCCTCCAGCCCACAGTCTGCCAGCTACTCTCCCagcttgcagcagcagcaagcgGGGAGTCAGCAACACCTGGCGGTGGAGTTGGCCGACTCTAAGGCCAAGATCAGACGACTGAGACAAGAACT agaggagaagagtgagCAGATGCTGGACTGCAGACATGAGCTGGAGAACATGGAGGCTGAGCTGAAGAGGATCCAGCAGGAG AACTCCCAGCTGCTCGTAGACGCCCGTGCAGCCCGCACCTACCGTGACGAGCTGGAcgcgcagagagagagagccatgAAGGCAGACAAGCTGGAGAGTGAAGTGGGACGCTACAGGGAGCAGCTGCACAAGATGGAGTTCTACAAAGCCAAAGTGGAG gagCTAAAGGAGGATAACAGGGTGCTACAGGAGACCAAAGAGGTGTTGGAGGATCAGTTGGCAGGCTGGAGGGCACGCTCAGATAAAATCCACCAGCTGGAGAagcacagtctgctgctgaaggccCGGGTCCACGACATGGAGCAG gagagggaggcagaccGGAGGCGTGtcgaggagctgcaggaggagaaccTGGCTCTGTGTTtggctcagaggaggagcaTGGAGGAGTCCCAGCACCTGGGCTGGGAgttagagcagctctctaagACCACTGACAACTCTAAGG gTCAGCTGACTCTTAGCGAGGAGGTGAGTGAGAAGACCTGCAGTCGGATGCTgaagctggagaaggagaacCAAAGTCTCTTAAGGACCATAGAGGAACTCAGAGCTGCCTCTATGAACAACAGCACACAGCCCAAACATAGCCTCCACCTTGAGTGTGACCATGTCTGCCAGGTGAGGCGTAGCACCAACAACTGCATCTCATCAACAGATGAGCCCACCAGTCTGCAAACCTCCCGCTCAAATATGGAAAACAGCGCTAATGTGTTCCCGCTCAGAACAGCAATACAGCCGATACTGAACGGAGATTCAAACTGCCATCAGCTGCTAAACACAGAAGAGCTGGAAGGAGACCAAAGTGAGATCCTCCTCACAGATATTCCAGACCTTCATATTCAGGAGAAAGGACAGCTagaggacacagacagtggAGATCATTTCAAAGAACTGATGTCGGACCTGGAAGTCTTAGAAAACAGTCACAACAGGCTCCATTGTTTTGTGGGATCGCGTGATCACTCCCCTGGCTCCAAGAGCAGGAGTCCCTGCCATGACAGCATCTTCACAGGTCTGCCAACACGTTCCTCCTACGCCAGCAAGCACACACAGCGGCTGGAGGCCAAGTGCAGGGCCCTGGACACGGTTAATCAGCATCTACAGACTTCCCTCGACAACACTG ACCGCAAAGTTCAGCGGCTAGAGGCAGAGGTTCAGGAACTGGAGGCGGAGAACCAGAGTCTGCAGGCCTCTTTAGAAGAACTTCAGATCTCTGCACGCCGCCTGGAGCAACTAGAAAAAGAGAAGCAAAGCCTGGAGCAAGAAACCACAGTCCTGGAGAGGGAAAAGAGGCAGCTAGAGAAAGAGAATAGAAGGCTCCGCCAGCAG GCTGAAATTCAGGAAGCCAACTTAGACAGCAGCAATGTCTGTATGGCTGGCCTGGAAAGGGAGGTGCGCTTTCTTGTCAAGGAGGTGGAGGCATTAAGGGAGACCGCTGAGAGGGTCAAAGGCCTGGAGGGAGACAACAGAGAACTGACCAAGCAAACAGCTATCGACCAGAGGACCCTGGCCACCCTCAGAGAG GAACTGGTGAGCGAGAAGCTGAAGACCCAGCAGAGAGACAATGAACTGGAGAGGCTGGCCCATGAGTTGGAAATGAAGGCCCTGAACCAGGAAGGTACACAGCTGGCTGAAGAGGAGGCCCCAGACAACAG CAGGTTCAAGATGCTGGAGTCAGAGTTTGAGTCATCTCTGAAAAAATCTCTCCAGATTAAAGAGGACAAGATGGCAGCTTTAGAAGTTCGTCTTCAGGAATCGTCCAACCTGAACCAGCAGCTGCGCCAAGAGCTCAAGACT GTGAAGCTGAGCTATGAGGCCTTGCAacagaggcaggaggaagagtTGACAGCATCAAGCTCCACCCCTCCCAGAGAGACTGGCAGAGCAATGAGCGAATGGCTGCGTGAAAGCCAGGAGGCCACCAAGGAACTGCTGAAGCTCAAAGACCGTCTCATTGAAGTGGAAAGGAAT AATGCGACACTGGAGGCAGAGCGCCTGTCTATGCAGGCTCTGCTGAAGCAGCTGGAGAGTCAGTCTGACAGCCAGCAGGCTCAGATCCTCGCCCTGCAGAGGCAGGCTGCCtcactgcaggagaacaacacagccctgcagacacacaacgCTAACCTACAG GTGGAGAAATCCACTCTGAACTCACAGAGTGCCTCCCTTATGGCCCAGaatgctcagctgcagcagcagcagtcagggACAGAGAGCGAGCGGGACAGCGCCATACGGGAACGTGAAGAGCTGCGTGGTGTTCATGAGCAGCTATTACGAGATCACGAGCGACTGGCCGCTCTGCACGAGCGGCAGGCCATGGAGTATGAGGTCCTGATGGGCAAGCATGGCTGTTTGAAAAACGCCCATCGcacactggagctggagcaTCGCACGCTGCAGGACAG GTACAACAGCCTGTTGCAGCAGCGGACCAAGCTCGAGGACCTGGAGAAAGCCCTGAAGGAGGAGCAGATGAGGATGGCTCTGGAGAAAGAACAGCACAggaccactgctgctgaatgttGCAGGCTTCGTGACGAGAAGGACTG GCTGAACCAGACATACCGTCAGCTTCTGAACGACAACGAGTTGCTGACAGCGGATCACAAGCAGCTCAAGAGCCAGCTGAATGAGGCCAAGCTGGAGCACACCTGGCTGGAGGCTGACTTCTCCAAGCTCAAGAAGGAGTTTCAGCAGCTGGACATCACTTCCACAAAGCTTACCAACCAGTGTGAG TTGCTGAGCCAGTTGAAGGGcaacctggaggaggagaatcGCCACCTGCTCAGCCAGATCGAGACCCTGATGCTACAGAACCGAACTTTGTTAGAACAGACTATGGAGAGCAAGGATCTGTTTCACGTTGAAGAGCGACAGTATAT AGACAAGCTTAATGATTTGAGGAGGCAgaaggagaagctggaggaaaaGATAATGGACCAGTACAAGTTCTATGAGCCATCGCCTCCTCGCAG ACGTGGAAACTGGATCACTCTGAAACTGAAGAAGCTGATTAAATCCAGTAGTCGTGAGCATGGACCCGACCgcccacccacacccacacactcaggCATTGCTGAGCCACACCACTTCTGTCACGACAACAGCTCCTTCATCAGCTTAGATGGCTCTGGAGGCTCAGCCTCCACTCCAGCAGGTGATGCCATCTCACCCCAACGTCACAGCA CCCCTCTGAAAATGTTTCCCCGTATGAGGAACAGGCtgaaggacagagacaaagtcaAGTCCCTCTTCCGTCGTTCCATGT CCCTGAGCAGCTTGGCGTACCCCTCGGCCACATTGGAGGAGGAGCGGTGGGCaagcagctcagagcagctggaggggTCACAGGCTGAtgtggaggaggacaggaagagcgCATTGACCTCATCCCTTACTACATCCATCTTGTCCATCCTCCACCTCAATCATCCCACTTCTGTACCATCTGGCCacgtcaccaccaccaccacaaccactgACACCACCGACACTGCTCCAGATGTGTCTGAGCATTGGGTGACAGGTATAGGCAGTCACAAGCCACTGTTCTGTTTGATGTCATCTTCAGTAGGTAGACGCCAGAATAaagtgtggaggagaggggaggaaagacagcactctttgtctgctttctctcatttttcagTAAAGTGTCTCTCATGTAGCCATTCAGTGATTTCTCATGCTCCACAGACAAGGATTCGAATGACAGCGCTGTGCCATCTGGATTTGAGGACAACGACGAGCTGCAGAATCACG GGCTGA